One window of Mesoplasma syrphidae genomic DNA carries:
- a CDS encoding TlyA family RNA methyltransferase, which produces MKMRLDHYLVDNGLAENRSKAKLYISGQKKVYVNNKLINKAGFSVSQEDIIKVVDIEKEFVSRAGLKLYKAIKVWNINLDNKICLDIGASTGGFTQCCLENNARKVFAVDVGIDQLHSTLKNDHRVISMEKYNFRNAKKNDFGNNIDFFSCDVSFISVIKILEALTDILEENAQGVILIKPQFESEVFEIKNGKANSKELHVKAILKIVTFANGLGFDLTDLDFSPITGNKKQNIEYLAFLTKKSGSAKIWAIDEIEAIVNCAWKALS; this is translated from the coding sequence ATGAAAATGAGATTGGATCACTATTTAGTTGATAATGGTTTGGCTGAAAATCGCAGCAAAGCTAAACTATATATTTCCGGACAAAAGAAAGTTTATGTTAACAATAAACTTATTAATAAAGCCGGCTTTTCTGTTTCTCAAGAAGATATTATAAAAGTAGTGGATATTGAAAAGGAATTTGTTTCACGAGCCGGGCTAAAACTTTATAAAGCAATCAAAGTTTGAAACATCAATTTGGATAACAAAATTTGTCTAGATATTGGAGCTTCAACGGGTGGATTTACTCAATGTTGCTTAGAAAATAATGCTCGAAAAGTTTTTGCTGTTGATGTTGGAATAGATCAATTGCATTCAACTTTAAAAAATGATCATCGAGTTATAAGCATGGAGAAGTATAATTTTCGCAATGCTAAGAAAAATGATTTTGGCAATAATATTGACTTTTTTTCTTGTGATGTAAGTTTTATTTCAGTTATTAAAATTTTAGAGGCACTTACAGATATTCTAGAAGAAAATGCCCAAGGAGTAATTCTTATTAAGCCACAATTTGAGTCTGAGGTTTTTGAAATAAAAAATGGAAAAGCTAATTCAAAAGAACTTCATGTTAAAGCAATTTTAAAAATAGTCACTTTCGCAAATGGCTTGGGTTTTGATTTAACTGATTTGGACTTCTCTCCAATAACTGGTAACAAAAAGCAAAATATTGAATATTTGGCTTTTTTAACTAAAAAATCTGGTTCGGCAAAAATATGAGCTATCGATGAAATTGAAGCTATCGTTAATTGCGCCTGAAAGGCTCTATCTTAA
- a CDS encoding MIP/aquaporin family protein, translated as MTQTSTLLLTELFGTALLIVLGNGIVANIVLKGTKGNNAGWLSICFGWGFAVTVAALISSAFLGGKGWLNPAVMLGASIADWKGTWGFVDSSTGAQVGLFFGVLVIQFIGAALGQIIVDLLYYKHIQMTLGSKEEFATANVLGMHSTGATTKSIAANFGMEFVGTFILIFAILAIPRFSALNGNIIGGLGPVIVGIVVISIGLSLGGTTGYAINPARDLGPRIVHALMPTRGKGKSDWEYAWIPVAAPLSAAIVSGLIWLAI; from the coding sequence TGGAACAGCATTATTAATAGTTTTGGGAAATGGAATTGTTGCTAATATTGTATTAAAAGGTACAAAAGGAAACAATGCTGGATGATTATCTATTTGTTTTGGATGAGGATTTGCTGTAACAGTTGCTGCCTTAATTTCGTCTGCTTTTTTAGGCGGTAAAGGATGATTAAATCCTGCTGTTATGCTTGGAGCTTCAATTGCAGATTGAAAAGGAACTTGAGGCTTTGTTGACTCTTCAACTGGAGCACAAGTTGGATTATTTTTTGGAGTTCTAGTGATTCAATTTATTGGAGCTGCATTAGGACAAATTATTGTAGATTTATTATACTATAAACATATTCAAATGACCTTGGGATCAAAAGAAGAATTTGCAACTGCAAATGTTTTGGGAATGCATTCAACTGGAGCTACAACAAAATCTATTGCCGCAAATTTTGGAATGGAATTTGTTGGTACATTTATTTTGATTTTTGCCATTTTAGCAATTCCAAGATTTAGTGCTTTAAATGGAAACATTATTGGAGGACTTGGTCCTGTAATTGTTGGTATTGTTGTAATTTCAATTGGTCTATCTTTAGGGGGAACTACTGGTTATGCAATTAATCCCGCTCGTGATTTGGGGCCAAGAATTGTTCACGCTTTAATGCCAACCAGAGGTAAGGGAAAAAGTGACTGAGAGTATGCATGAATTCCAGTGGCTGCACCACTTTCAGCAGCAATCGTATCAGGGCTAATTTGATTAGCAATATAA
- the glpK gene encoding glycerol kinase GlpK: protein MEKYILTLDEGTTSARSLITNKQGDIIAVEQSEFTQYFPKEGWVEHDAVEIWNTQRTTLVSVLNKSKIKGNQIEAIGITNQRETVVLWNSETGLPIYNAIVWQDQRTAKLCEQMTQEQVDMVRNKTGLIINPYFSATKVQWILDNVQGARQLAEEGKLKFGTINTWLIYRLTGGEKFITDHTNAQRTLLYNIHTNDWDEELLQLFNIPKNILPEIKSCSEVYGETFAGLISKADNTRIKIASSIGDQQSALFGQLCTKQGEAKITYGTGAFILMNTGASKIFSEHGLLTTIAAAYNGEITYALEGSVMIAGAAIQWLRDNLRLVYNATETEWYAGQVSDDRRVYVVPSFTGLGSPYWDSYSRGAIFGLDRGTKREHIVRATLEAIAYQANDVISAMSKDIKKPFLHIKVDGGACRNKFLMQFQANISQGEVIKPTNIETTAMGAAYMAGLAVKYWKDVEEIKQNYAVDMSWKPQIKKEEAKNLIQGWTSAVTRTFGWVKELETK from the coding sequence ATGGAAAAATATATTTTGACTCTTGATGAGGGGACAACTAGTGCAAGAAGTTTAATTACAAACAAACAAGGAGATATTATTGCAGTTGAACAAAGTGAATTTACGCAGTATTTTCCAAAAGAAGGCTGAGTAGAACATGATGCTGTTGAAATTTGAAATACTCAACGTACTACGCTAGTATCAGTTTTGAATAAATCAAAAATTAAGGGAAATCAAATTGAGGCAATCGGAATCACCAATCAACGTGAAACTGTGGTCTTATGGAACAGTGAAACTGGTTTACCAATTTATAATGCGATTGTTTGACAAGACCAACGAACAGCAAAACTTTGTGAGCAAATGACACAAGAACAAGTTGATATGGTTCGTAATAAAACAGGATTAATCATTAATCCATACTTTTCAGCGACAAAAGTTCAATGAATTTTGGATAACGTTCAGGGAGCGAGACAACTAGCAGAAGAGGGAAAATTAAAATTTGGAACAATCAATACATGATTAATTTATCGCTTAACTGGCGGGGAAAAATTTATAACTGACCATACGAATGCTCAGCGTACTTTACTTTATAATATCCATACTAATGACTGAGATGAGGAATTATTACAATTGTTTAATATTCCTAAAAATATTCTCCCAGAAATTAAATCATGTAGTGAAGTTTATGGAGAAACATTTGCAGGTTTAATATCAAAAGCAGATAATACACGTATTAAAATTGCTTCCTCAATTGGAGACCAACAATCAGCCTTATTTGGCCAACTATGCACAAAACAAGGAGAAGCAAAAATTACTTACGGGACTGGAGCTTTTATTTTGATGAATACCGGAGCAAGCAAAATATTTTCTGAGCATGGTTTATTAACTACTATTGCTGCTGCTTATAACGGTGAAATTACTTATGCATTAGAAGGTTCGGTAATGATTGCTGGAGCTGCCATTCAATGATTAAGAGATAATTTGCGTTTGGTTTATAATGCGACTGAAACCGAATGATATGCTGGTCAAGTTTCTGATGATCGTCGTGTATATGTAGTTCCATCATTTACAGGATTGGGATCACCATATTGAGATTCATATTCACGAGGAGCTATTTTTGGTTTAGACAGAGGAACTAAACGTGAGCACATTGTTCGTGCTACTTTAGAGGCAATTGCTTATCAGGCAAATGACGTAATTAGTGCAATGTCAAAAGATATCAAAAAACCATTCTTGCATATTAAAGTTGATGGAGGAGCTTGTAGAAATAAATTCTTAATGCAGTTCCAAGCAAATATTTCTCAAGGAGAAGTAATTAAGCCGACTAACATTGAAACAACTGCAATGGGAGCTGCCTATATGGCAGGGTTGGCAGTTAAATATTGAAAAGATGTTGAAGAAATAAAACAAAATTATGCTGTTGATATGAGTTGAAAACCACAAATTAAAAAAGAAGAGGCAAAAAATTTAATTCAGGGTTGAACTTCTGCAGTAACAAGAACTTTTGGGTGAGTTAAGGAACTTGAAACAAAATAA
- the glpO gene encoding type 2 glycerol-3-phosphate oxidase, whose product MIRKEINYDICIIGAGIMGASIARELGKYHTNVVILEKNPVVADETTTGNSGLIHGGFDAKIGTLNAKLNVLGKIRYEEWFKQLNFPYKRIDSLVLAFNEYEKGELEVLYNRGLSNGLQAHEMKILNFEEVQKREPNISTDVVGALLCNSSVLIDPVALSKKLLSNAIKNNVELKLNWKVASIDTQSKDFMKVRNSDGDVIKAKIIINCAGHWGDEIAKFTGATDFTLKRRRGEYRVLERFSQPQINSVLFMVPTVYGKGVLVAPMLDGRTLVGPTAEEGISRDETRLITTNKYNEIGEIGTRIVPGLKMEHTCYHFSGSRAIWKENDDFYINFSSQNDHFINVAGIKSPGISSAPALADYVIEMIKTKIKLTNKLNWNPIEN is encoded by the coding sequence ATGATTAGAAAAGAAATAAATTATGATATTTGCATTATCGGAGCAGGAATAATGGGAGCTTCAATTGCTCGGGAATTAGGAAAGTATCATACTAATGTAGTAATTTTAGAAAAAAATCCAGTTGTTGCTGACGAAACTACAACAGGCAATTCAGGATTAATTCATGGTGGATTTGACGCAAAAATAGGAACACTAAATGCCAAATTAAATGTGCTTGGAAAAATTCGCTACGAAGAATGATTTAAGCAATTAAATTTTCCTTATAAGCGAATTGACTCATTAGTATTGGCTTTTAACGAATATGAAAAAGGAGAACTTGAAGTTTTGTACAACCGAGGTTTGTCAAATGGATTACAAGCTCATGAAATGAAAATTTTAAACTTTGAAGAAGTTCAAAAAAGAGAGCCTAATATTAGTACTGATGTAGTGGGGGCACTACTTTGTAATTCATCAGTTTTAATTGATCCTGTAGCATTATCTAAAAAGTTGCTCAGCAATGCAATCAAAAACAATGTGGAATTAAAATTAAATTGAAAAGTGGCATCTATTGATACTCAGAGTAAAGATTTTATGAAAGTAAGAAATTCTGATGGAGATGTTATTAAAGCAAAAATAATTATTAATTGTGCTGGTCACTGAGGAGACGAAATTGCCAAATTTACGGGGGCGACAGATTTTACATTAAAGCGTCGAAGAGGAGAATATCGTGTTTTGGAGCGTTTCAGTCAGCCTCAAATAAATTCAGTTCTATTTATGGTACCTACTGTTTATGGAAAAGGTGTCTTAGTGGCACCAATGCTAGATGGTCGTACATTAGTTGGACCAACTGCCGAGGAGGGAATTTCTCGCGACGAAACAAGACTAATTACAACTAATAAATATAACGAAATTGGTGAAATTGGAACTCGTATTGTTCCTGGATTAAAAATGGAGCACACTTGTTATCACTTTTCAGGATCAAGAGCAATTTGAAAAGAAAATGATGATTTTTATATCAATTTTTCAAGCCAAAATGATCACTTCATCAATGTCGCTGGAATTAAAAGTCCAGGAATTTCTTCAGCCCCAGCACTTGCTGACTACGTCATTGAAATGATTAAAACAAAAATTAAACTGACTAATAAGTTAAATTGAAATCCAATTGAAAACTAA
- the dinB gene encoding DNA polymerase IV: MSMNNHKIIFHLDMDAFFANCMQSRYPELKGKPVVISRDDRRSIITAASYEARKYGVKSAMPIFEAKKLCIDLIIMEPDYALFSEISRKIWELIDKHFTPKLEIASIDECYIDVTSSWQKFGSPKKMAEKIQETIYKELKLTCSIGISFTKFLAKMSSDMNKPNGITMLSPQLFNQKIWRLPIGQMYGVGKRTAELMTANGILLIHDLAKAENNFLIEKFGDYAIKLKLNALGQGSDLVKIDNNILKSISNEITLDIFTNDINELEDKIFHIAANVSSRAVKRRMKARTVSIIIRYEEIRNKGQVFDKLDHIKTKRRQESIPEYSNDLEIIYSTAKFLFNEMYDSSKRISLIGVGLSNLVLENSIPQQLSLWSENANLKAFKDSSKLISEINEKLGFNSLTSGKEFQKVNQSQIDNGKFLKNYDSHILNKELRKIKKGK, from the coding sequence ATGAGTATGAATAATCATAAAATTATTTTTCACCTTGATATGGATGCTTTTTTTGCAAATTGTATGCAATCACGTTATCCAGAATTAAAGGGTAAGCCCGTTGTTATTTCTCGAGATGATCGTCGTAGCATTATTACGGCAGCTTCTTATGAAGCACGCAAATATGGAGTCAAAAGTGCTATGCCAATTTTTGAGGCAAAAAAATTATGTATTGATTTAATTATTATGGAACCTGATTATGCATTGTTTTCTGAAATCTCTCGAAAAATCTGAGAATTAATTGATAAGCATTTTACACCAAAATTAGAAATTGCATCAATTGATGAATGCTATATTGATGTCACAAGTAGCTGGCAAAAATTTGGCTCACCCAAAAAAATGGCTGAAAAAATTCAAGAAACAATTTATAAAGAATTGAAGCTTACATGTTCAATTGGCATTAGCTTTACAAAATTTTTGGCCAAAATGAGTTCTGATATGAATAAGCCTAATGGTATTACGATGTTAAGTCCACAACTCTTTAATCAAAAAATATGGCGACTACCAATTGGTCAAATGTATGGTGTAGGAAAACGAACAGCTGAACTAATGACCGCCAATGGGATTTTGTTAATTCATGATTTGGCAAAAGCTGAAAATAACTTTCTAATTGAAAAATTTGGAGACTATGCAATTAAGTTGAAATTAAATGCTTTGGGACAGGGAAGTGATTTAGTAAAAATAGATAACAACATTTTAAAATCAATATCAAATGAAATAACTTTGGATATTTTTACAAATGATATCAACGAGCTAGAAGATAAAATCTTTCATATTGCGGCTAATGTTTCTTCAAGAGCAGTTAAGCGCCGAATGAAGGCAAGAACAGTGTCAATTATTATTCGGTATGAGGAAATTCGCAATAAGGGGCAGGTATTTGATAAATTGGATCATATTAAAACGAAACGTCGTCAAGAGTCAATTCCTGAATATAGCAATGATTTGGAAATAATTTATTCAACAGCAAAATTTTTATTTAATGAAATGTACGATTCTTCGAAGCGAATTTCATTAATTGGTGTCGGACTTAGTAATCTGGTTTTAGAAAATTCGATACCTCAGCAATTAAGTCTTTGAAGTGAAAATGCAAATTTAAAAGCTTTTAAGGATTCTTCAAAGTTGATAAGCGAGATTAATGAAAAGCTCGGATTTAATTCTTTAACTTCAGGAAAAGAATTTCAAAAAGTGAATCAGTCGCAAATTGATAATGGAAAATTTTTAAAGAACTATGATTCTCATATTCTTAATAAAGAATTGCGAAAAATCAAAAAGGGCAAATAA
- the coaE gene encoding dephospho-CoA kinase (Dephospho-CoA kinase (CoaE) performs the final step in coenzyme A biosynthesis.) — translation MIIGLYGKIGSGKTTIAKYIRSKYDFDLIDVDELAKEIVEEKEIKEKLRKAFPHCFDGNVLNRAKLRQELAKSASNTELINKIIWPRLKEAIIQKIALYNSDIVIDGAILPLLSISQIDIYIKVTVGNPLINCLRIYSRDKKGWYQTVKILKQQKLKKFAYNFKIKNRKSRATFLKIDQIIEKIVHD, via the coding sequence ATGATTATAGGGTTGTATGGAAAAATTGGCTCTGGTAAAACAACTATTGCTAAATATATTCGTAGCAAATATGATTTTGACCTTATTGATGTAGACGAACTTGCCAAAGAGATAGTAGAAGAAAAAGAAATTAAGGAAAAACTACGAAAAGCTTTCCCACATTGCTTTGATGGTAATGTTTTAAATCGTGCTAAATTAAGACAAGAGCTGGCAAAATCGGCAAGTAATACTGAGCTCATTAACAAAATTATTTGGCCGCGATTGAAAGAAGCTATTATTCAGAAAATCGCATTGTATAACAGTGATATTGTCATTGATGGAGCAATTTTACCACTCTTAAGTATTTCCCAAATTGATATTTATATAAAAGTTACAGTTGGAAATCCTTTAATAAACTGTTTAAGAATTTATTCAAGAGATAAAAAAGGCTGGTATCAAACAGTCAAAATCTTAAAGCAACAAAAGTTAAAAAAGTTTGCCTATAATTTTAAAATAAAAAATCGCAAATCAAGAGCAACTTTTTTAAAGATTGATCAAATAATAGAAAAAATAGTTCACGATTAA